One part of the Deinococcus fonticola genome encodes these proteins:
- a CDS encoding TRAP transporter permease: MSDPTRPISSDPSLEQQLTEGEKKALEMVEAAETGGRKLFGWQAWLVTAIAVSWCLFQMYAAQVGTMVPTTLRAIHLAFAFALGFLVFPFPFKRKVGKPETKVPWYDWILAALATVSALYFFINYAGIANNGGIRPDVPLDLWAGSALVVLLLVAAWRTIGIAMPIISIAFILFAFMGAKGLIKSIQTPFHGGYTWPQLMGQLATNTEGIFGTAIGVSAQIVFLFVLFGAVFDKLGAGDWFMRIAQGLLGSFRGGAAKASIVSSALNGIISGSAVSNVVTGGNITIGTMIRTGYSREKAGAIEVASSSNGQLMPPVMGAAAFIMAQNLNIEYRSLILAAAIPAFLCYAGLLVVSHIEALKLGLRGLPRSELPRLRKTLVEGWYYLLPLGYLIGVLTANPDANPERIALNTILMMMVMMIVQEVFWGSRDGRGFGKAAADGLRKLIEAFEAGARSMIGIAIATAAAGIIVGIVTITGLGFGLADVVQGVANLFSNQFVRILVVLMMGQLIALVLGMGLPTTANYILMSALIVPIIARIAGLDTGNPAQMLPVHMFVFYFGIMADSTPPVALAAFAAAAISGGDPVKTGVQAFQYELRTALLAYMMFFNPQLLLIANNRLGGLPLGEAIPMVIFAFIGLVAFSAATLMYFHRRTNIVQFLMLLVAAFILIIPTHILYNLAALGLMAVVYAWQRAGSRNEPPGRLPQAA; the protein is encoded by the coding sequence GCGAGAAGAAAGCCCTGGAAATGGTGGAAGCCGCCGAGACGGGCGGACGCAAACTCTTCGGCTGGCAGGCCTGGCTGGTCACCGCCATCGCCGTGTCCTGGTGCCTGTTCCAGATGTACGCCGCGCAGGTCGGCACGATGGTGCCCACCACCCTGCGGGCCATTCACCTGGCGTTCGCCTTCGCGCTGGGGTTCCTGGTGTTCCCCTTTCCCTTCAAACGTAAGGTCGGCAAACCGGAAACGAAAGTGCCGTGGTACGACTGGATCCTGGCCGCCCTCGCCACGGTCAGTGCGCTGTACTTCTTCATCAACTACGCCGGGATCGCCAACAACGGCGGCATTCGACCGGACGTGCCCCTCGACCTGTGGGCCGGAAGTGCCCTGGTCGTCCTGCTGCTGGTCGCCGCCTGGCGCACCATCGGCATCGCCATGCCCATCATCTCTATCGCGTTCATCCTGTTCGCGTTCATGGGCGCAAAGGGCCTGATCAAAAGCATTCAGACGCCCTTTCACGGCGGGTACACCTGGCCGCAACTGATGGGTCAGCTTGCCACCAACACCGAGGGCATTTTCGGCACGGCCATCGGCGTCTCGGCGCAGATCGTCTTTTTATTCGTGCTGTTTGGCGCGGTGTTCGACAAGCTGGGCGCGGGCGACTGGTTCATGCGCATCGCTCAGGGGCTACTGGGCAGCTTCCGGGGCGGCGCGGCCAAGGCCAGTATCGTGTCCAGCGCCCTGAACGGCATTATTAGCGGGTCGGCGGTCAGCAACGTGGTCACCGGGGGCAACATCACCATCGGCACCATGATCCGCACCGGGTACTCGCGCGAGAAAGCCGGGGCCATCGAGGTCGCCAGCAGCAGCAACGGCCAGCTGATGCCGCCTGTGATGGGGGCCGCCGCCTTCATCATGGCGCAGAACCTGAATATCGAGTACCGCAGCCTGATCCTGGCCGCCGCCATTCCCGCCTTCCTGTGTTACGCGGGCCTGCTGGTCGTCTCGCACATCGAGGCCCTGAAACTGGGCTTACGCGGGCTGCCCCGCAGCGAACTGCCGCGCCTGCGCAAGACCCTGGTCGAGGGCTGGTACTACCTGCTGCCCCTGGGCTACCTGATCGGCGTGCTGACCGCCAACCCCGACGCCAACCCCGAACGCATCGCCCTGAACACCATCCTGATGATGATGGTCATGATGATCGTGCAGGAAGTGTTCTGGGGCAGCCGGGACGGACGGGGTTTCGGCAAGGCGGCCGCCGACGGCCTCAGGAAACTGATCGAGGCCTTCGAGGCGGGTGCGCGCAGCATGATCGGTATCGCCATCGCCACCGCCGCTGCCGGCATCATCGTGGGCATCGTGACCATCACGGGGCTGGGCTTTGGCCTGGCGGACGTGGTGCAGGGCGTCGCCAACCTATTCAGCAACCAGTTCGTGCGCATTCTGGTGGTGCTGATGATGGGGCAGCTCATCGCCCTGGTTCTGGGCATGGGGCTGCCCACCACCGCCAACTACATCCTGATGAGCGCCCTGATCGTGCCGATCATCGCCCGCATTGCCGGGCTGGATACCGGCAACCCCGCCCAGATGCTGCCCGTGCACATGTTCGTTTTCTACTTCGGCATCATGGCCGACAGCACGCCGCCCGTCGCCCTGGCCGCCTTCGCCGCCGCCGCCATTTCCGGCGGTGACCCGGTGAAAACCGGCGTGCAGGCCTTTCAGTACGAACTGAGAACCGCCCTGCTGGCGTACATGATGTTCTTCAATCCGCAACTCCTACTGATCGCCAACAATCGCCTGGGTGGTCTGCCGCTGGGTGAGGCCATTCCTATGGTTATCTTCGCGTTCATTGGCCTGGTCGCGTTCAGCGCTGCCACCCTGATGTACTTCCACCGCCGGACAAACATCGTGCAATTCCTGATGCTCTTGGTCGCGGCTTTCATCCTGATCATTCCCACTCACATCCTGTACAACCTGGCCGCCCTGGGCCTGATGGCGGTGGTGTACGCCTGGCAACGCGCCGGGAGCCGCAACGAACCGCCCGGTCGCCTGCCCCAGGCAGCCTGA